The Desulfosporosinus acidiphilus SJ4 genome has a window encoding:
- a CDS encoding Asp23/Gls24 family envelope stress response protein encodes MESLETENSLGSIRIADEVVEVIAGLAASEVEGVVGMSGGFVGDLAQMLGRNKNLSKGVKVEVGEHEVAVDLFIVVEYGVSIPEVAYKVQEAVKEAIESMTGLAVVEANVHVQGVNFKPVLESKEEDFRLK; translated from the coding sequence ATGGAAAGTCTGGAAACGGAAAACTCTCTCGGTTCTATCCGAATTGCCGACGAAGTTGTAGAGGTCATTGCCGGATTAGCAGCTTCAGAGGTTGAGGGTGTCGTTGGCATGAGCGGAGGTTTTGTGGGAGACCTTGCTCAGATGTTAGGCAGAAATAAGAACTTATCCAAAGGGGTCAAGGTTGAGGTTGGCGAACATGAGGTTGCCGTAGATCTCTTTATTGTTGTGGAGTATGGCGTATCAATTCCAGAAGTTGCTTATAAGGTACAAGAAGCAGTAAAGGAAGCCATTGAGAGTATGACAGGTCTTGCTGTTGTTGAGGCCAATGTACATGTGCAAGGAGTTAATTTTAAACCGGTATTGGAAAGCAAAGAAGAAGACTTTCGTCTGAAGTAA